The following proteins come from a genomic window of Winogradskyella sp. PC-19:
- a CDS encoding GLPGLI family protein → MKLSFFKSLILALVICLSTTSFAQDFQGKAYYQTKTTIDMSQFMGGRKITPDQMKFMEKRMKSFLEKQYTLIFNKQESIYKEEERLEAGGSNKGWGGFASSFTGGPKYKNVKSKEVIQDQEFFGKKFLIKDELRNLEWKMANETKQIGNYTVFKAVAVKPVIGFDWRSIKRRGDNKNKKKKDLVENKSEDPMDEMEIPKTTEVIAWYTPQIPINQGPDDFWGLPGLILEVSFDRTTMLCTKIVMNPKEKDNIKKPEKGEIVTQEEYTEITTKKMEEMRSNWRGRGRGGKRN, encoded by the coding sequence ATGAAATTATCATTTTTTAAATCACTTATCCTAGCACTAGTAATATGTTTAAGCACTACCTCATTTGCTCAAGATTTTCAGGGTAAAGCATATTACCAAACAAAGACAACAATAGATATGAGTCAGTTTATGGGAGGCCGTAAAATTACTCCGGACCAAATGAAGTTTATGGAAAAGAGAATGAAGAGTTTCCTAGAAAAGCAATATACGCTCATATTCAATAAGCAAGAATCAATATATAAAGAAGAAGAACGCCTAGAAGCAGGTGGTTCTAACAAGGGCTGGGGAGGATTTGCTAGTAGTTTTACAGGTGGTCCAAAATATAAAAATGTAAAATCCAAAGAGGTTATACAGGATCAAGAATTTTTTGGAAAAAAATTCTTAATAAAAGATGAGTTAAGGAATTTAGAATGGAAAATGGCTAATGAGACTAAACAAATCGGCAATTATACTGTATTTAAAGCTGTAGCAGTAAAGCCTGTGATTGGTTTTGACTGGAGGAGTATAAAAAGACGCGGAGATAATAAAAATAAAAAGAAAAAAGATTTAGTAGAAAATAAATCCGAAGATCCAATGGATGAAATGGAAATACCAAAAACAACCGAAGTCATAGCCTGGTATACACCACAAATACCTATTAATCAGGGTCCAGACGACTTTTGGGGATTACCAGGATTAATACTAGAAGTAAGTTTCGATCGTACTACAATGTTATGTACTAAGATTGTAATGAATCCTAAAGAAAAAGATAATATAAAAAAGCCAGAGAAAGGTGAAATTGTCACCCAAGAAGAATATACTGAAATTACCACCAAAAAAATGGAGGAGATGAGAAGTAACTGGCGCGGAAGAGGTCGAGGTGGCAAGCGTAATTAA
- a CDS encoding GLPGLI family protein — MKPIFYKLGLLSFLITFSFQAEAQEFQGKAYYFSKSRMDLGRWGARLSEAQKKQVASRMKNRLEKTYVLTFNKTESFFKEDEKLDAMSGATDSWGKNFAQGDQYKNVKDNQLVQSQEFYGKKFLVKDKLQKIDWKMGSETKQIGNYTCFKAMALIPSDELSWYNFSWDMMRRNTPQTDSTGAEIIPEIKMTQIEAWYTVQVPVSHGPSEFWGLPGLILEVSADDTTMLCSKIVINPKETIEILAPKKGEEINKEDYQATVIEKMQDFRNNRGRRRG, encoded by the coding sequence ATGAAACCAATATTTTACAAACTCGGACTACTTTCATTCTTAATTACTTTTTCTTTTCAAGCAGAAGCCCAAGAATTTCAAGGAAAAGCCTATTATTTTTCTAAATCCAGAATGGACCTAGGACGATGGGGCGCTCGACTTAGTGAAGCGCAAAAAAAACAAGTTGCTTCCAGAATGAAAAACAGGTTAGAGAAAACATATGTACTGACTTTCAATAAAACAGAATCGTTTTTTAAAGAAGATGAAAAACTTGATGCTATGTCTGGAGCTACGGATAGTTGGGGAAAGAATTTTGCTCAAGGTGACCAATACAAAAACGTGAAAGATAATCAGTTAGTACAAAGTCAAGAATTTTACGGAAAAAAGTTTTTGGTAAAAGACAAACTGCAAAAAATTGATTGGAAAATGGGATCTGAGACAAAGCAAATAGGTAATTATACTTGTTTTAAAGCGATGGCTTTAATACCATCTGATGAATTGAGTTGGTATAATTTTTCATGGGATATGATGAGAAGAAACACACCACAAACAGATTCAACAGGAGCAGAAATAATTCCAGAAATTAAAATGACACAAATTGAAGCTTGGTATACAGTACAAGTACCTGTAAGTCACGGACCTTCAGAATTCTGGGGATTGCCTGGTTTAATTTTAGAAGTCAGTGCAGATGATACCACAATGTTATGTTCTAAAATTGTGATTAATCCTAAAGAAACAATTGAAATATTAGCGCCAAAAAAAGGAGAAGAAATCAATAAAGAAGATTATCAAGCTACTGTTATAGAAAAAATGCAGGATTTCAGAAATAATAGAGGCCGACGACGCGGTTAA